A region of the Acidimicrobiales bacterium genome:
CCGGGCGCGGCAAAAGGGGGCGAAGCTCAGATCCCCCTTCCGCCTGCCTGCTGGCGCTGCGACCCCCCCGATCCCGCCAACTCGCAAATCGGGCGAGCTCCCCTCTCGCTCCCGAGCGTAGAGCCAGGGAGGCCTCCCGACAATGGTTGATCCGAAAGTGGGTACCCCTGCGGCAGGGCCGGTCAACCGCCCGCAGCCGCTCCCGGGCCCTTAGCCTGCCCGGACCGTGGCGTCGGGCGCTTCGTGCCGCCCGACGTCGAGAAGCAGCGTGTGCAAGGTCGAGCGGCCCTTGGTGCCGAGCGGCTGCAGCACGTCGTCCTCCAGCTCCTGGAGGACGGTCCGCAGCTTCGCCAGCCGGCGCCTGCCCGCTGGAGTCAGGCTCACCATGTGGCGACGGCGATCCTTGGGATCGCGGTGCCGCTCGATCAGCCCCTGCTCCTCCAGGTCGTCGAGCACTCCCACCAGCTGACCTCGATCAAGGCCGAGAGCATCGGCGATGGACGCCTGCGTGTCGCGTGCCCCCTCGTCGAGCAGGGCCAGGATGCCGAGGTCGTACAGGTTCGCCCCTACTCGCTCGAAGGCCTCATTGGCGGACGCCTTCACGGACGAGCCGACATACCCCAGCAGGAACACGGGGCTGTCGAGCAGCTCCCTTGGCCTTCCCGCCAGTGGCAGCTTTCCAGCGCATGTGTCTTGTGTCACCACGGAAATAGTCTACCCGAACCCATCGTTGTCCCAAACGATCGTGGGTTCTCTCAATGATAGGGGTACGCGCCGATGACGACCGCTCTCCAAGCACCACGCGCCGCCGCTCGATCTGACAGGGGTCGCTGGCTGGCCCTCGCCGTTATCGTCGCCGCCCAGTTCATGGTCGTGCTCGACATCGCCATCGTGAACGTGGCCCTGCCGTCGATCAAGACCGACCTCCACTTCTCGCAGGTGAACCTGCAGTGGGTGGTGACCGCCTATTCCATCGTCTTCGGTGGCGTCCTGCTCCTCGGAGGCCGGTTGGCCGACCTGCTCGGCCGGCGTCGGGTGTTCATCGGGGCCATCGCCCTCTTCGGAGCGGCCTCGCTCCTATCCGGGCTGGCCTGGTCGGAGGGCTCCTTGATCGCGTTTCGCGGCTTGCAGGGGCTCGGCGCGGCGCTCCTGTCTCCGGCCGCCCTGGCCCTGCTGATGACGACCTTCGCCGAAGGCCGGGACCGGAACGTGGCCCTCGGTGTCTTCGGGGCCGCCGCCGGAAGCGGCGGGGCCGCCGGCGTCCTCCTGGGCGGAGTCCTCACGTCCTACCTCAGCTGGCAGTGGATCTTCTTCATCAACGTCCCAGTGGCCGTCCTGCTGATCGCTCTCGTTCCCCGGCTGCTCCGGGAGAGTCGAGCGCAGCTCCAGCACCGCAGCTTCGACGTCGCAGGCGCCGTCTCGATCACCGGTGGGCTGATGCTGCTCGTCTACGCCATGACCCGCGCCACGCAGATCGGCTGGGGAACGGCCGAGACGATCGGG
Encoded here:
- a CDS encoding MarR family transcriptional regulator, encoding MTQDTCAGKLPLAGRPRELLDSPVFLLGYVGSSVKASANEAFERVGANLYDLGILALLDEGARDTQASIADALGLDRGQLVGVLDDLEEQGLIERHRDPKDRRRHMVSLTPAGRRRLAKLRTVLQELEDDVLQPLGTKGRSTLHTLLLDVGRHEAPDATVRAG